A region of Falco peregrinus isolate bFalPer1 chromosome 13, bFalPer1.pri, whole genome shotgun sequence DNA encodes the following proteins:
- the FAAH2 gene encoding fatty-acid amide hydrolase 2 — MALSRAERCLALLLRLLSRACLALLGLVAAAPPRAVPPPRRPLLLLPARQLAARLRARQVTCVEVVEAYVERIREVNPLINAVVKDRFEEALQEARQVDKLLSEGPGDDYLEEKFPFLGVPITVKEAFSLHGMPNTSGLVSRRNVIATSDAMVVSRLKQAGAIPLGVTNCSELCMWYESSNRVYGRTNNPYDLQRIVGGSSGGEGGVLAAACSVIGVGSDIGGSIRMPAFFNGVFGHKPTTGVVPNDGQFPNAQGVRTSFLCTGPMCRYAEDLEPMLRVMAGPGVNKLKLDEEVSLEKIKFHCMDHDGGSIFVSPVDKEILQAQKKVVEHLESELGVEVQRVVIHKMKYSFQIWSAMMSSKDSDGQEAQLFTDLLGDHGKPVWPLWELMKWLVGMSSHTLPAIALGLTEKVMKLNPGGNAKLVSMGKSLQEEMEALLGPDGVLLYPSHPTVAPRHHSPICMPFNFAYTAIFNVLGLPVTQCPLGLSSEGLPLGIQLVAASYNDHLTLAVARYLEKAFGGWVLPGKV; from the exons ATGGCGCTGTCGCGCGCGGAGCGGTGCCTGGcgctgctgctgcggctgctCTCGCGCGCCTGCCTGGCGCTGCTGGGGCTCGTGGCGGCCGCGCCCCCGCGCGCcgtcccgccgccccgccgcccgctcctgctgctgccggcCCGGCAGCTGGCGGCGCGGCTCCGCGCCCGGCAG GTGACGTGCGTCGAGGTGGTTGAGGCGTACGTGGAGAGGATCAGGGAGGTCAATCCCCTCATCAACGCCGTCGTTAAGGACAG GTTTGAGGAGGCCCTGCAGGAGGCGCGGCAGGTAGACAAGCTGCTCTCGGAGGGCCCCGGCGACGACTACCTGGAGGAGAAGTTCCCCTTCCTAGGGGTTCCCATCACCGTCAAGGAGGCCTTTTCTCTGCACG GGATGCCCAACACATCTGGCTTGGTCAGCCGCCGCAATGTGATTGCCACCTCGGATGCCATGGTGGTGTCCCGGCTGAAGCAGGCTGGTGCCATCCCGCTGGGCGTAACCAACTGCAGCGAGCTGTGCATGTGGTACGAGTCCAGCAACAGGGTCTACGGCCGGACCAACAACCCCTATGACCTGCAGAGGATCGTGGGTGGCAGCtcag GTGGGGAGGGCGGTGTCCTGGCAGCTGCATGCTCAGTCATAGGTGTGGGCTCTGACATCGGTGGCAGCATCCGGATGCCTGCTTTCTTCAACGGAGTCTTCGGCCATAAACCCACAACAG GTGTCGTGCCCAATGATGGTCAGTTCCCAAACGCTCAAGGGGTGCGGACCAGCTTCCTGTGCACAGGGCCCATGTGCCGCTATGCGGAGGACCTGGAGCCTATGCTGAGGGTCATGGCTGGTCCTGGAGTCAACAA GCTGAAGCTGGATGAAGAGGTAtcactagaaaaaataaaatttcattgcATGGATCATGATGGTGGGTCCATTTTTGTGTCGCCTGTGGACAAGGAGATTTTGCAGGCCCAAAAGAAG GTGGTGGAGCACCTTGAAAGTGAGCTGGGGGTCGAAGTTCAGCGCGTGGTGATCCATAAGATGAAGTATTCTTTCCAGATCTGGTCAGCCATGATGTCATCCAAGGACAGCGATGGGCAG GAGGCACAGCTATTCACGGACCTGCTGGGGGATCACGGCAAGCCGGTGTGGCCGCTGTGGGAGCTGATGAAGTGGCTTGTGGGGATGTCCTCCCACACTCTGCCAGCTATCG CCTTGGGGCTGACAGAGAAGGTGATGAAACTCAACCCTGGTGGGAATGCCAAGCTGGTGAGCATGGGGAAGAGCCTGCAGGAAGAGATGGAGGCCCTGTTGGGGCCGGATGGGGTGCTTCTTtacccctcccaccccaccgTAGCTCCTAGGCACCACTCCCCCATATGCATGCCCTTCAACTTCGCCTACACAG CTATCTTCAACGTCCTGGGCTTGCCGGTGACACAGTGCCCGCTGGGCCTGAGCAGTGAGGGCCTGCCACTGGGCATCCAGCTAGTAGCAGCTTCCTACAATGACCACCTAACTCTGGCAGTAGCCCGGTATCTGGAGAAGGCCTTCGGAGGATGGGTTTTACCTGGGAAAGTTTAG